The Zingiber officinale cultivar Zhangliang chromosome 10A, Zo_v1.1, whole genome shotgun sequence genome contains a region encoding:
- the LOC122026430 gene encoding B-box zinc finger protein 32-like, whose translation MEKQCELCGGGASLYCDSDDAFLCWSCDASVHGANFLVARHVRRVACAECRAVDGGACVVSGAVVRPFRSLCSHCDGAEHSSSSCLSAAESRTASRPEKQRGPSKRRGRRRQFGDERAERVLSVWSGKLGLRIARRCATAAARLLSSRSVVVGAKPGRVALAAALWFAVKIFARHDKGDDGVENEDGNEEPSSSGDLGCGMGAVLRRLEACSGVPARFIEVAESRFPRVASCR comes from the coding sequence ATGGAGAAGCAATGCGAGCTGTGCGGCGGCGGGGCCTCCCTCTATTGCGACTCCGACGACGCCTTCCTCTGCTGGTCCTGCGACGCCTCCGTCCACGGCGCTAACTTTCTCGTTGCCCGGCACGTCCGCCGCGTGGCCTGCGCGGAGTGCCGCGCCGTCGACGGTGGAGCCTGCGTCGTCTCCGGAGCCGTGGTTCGGCCCTTTCGCTCCCTCTGCAGCCACTGCGATGGAGCCGAGCACTCGAGCTCGTCTTGCCTGTCCGCCGCCGAGTCGAGGACTGCGTCTCGGCCGGAGAAGCAGCGAGGACCGTCGAAGCGGCGGGGTCGGCGGCGCCAGTTTGGAGACGAGAGGGCGGAGCGGGTGTTGAGTGTTTGGAGTGGCAAATTGGGGCTGAGGATCGCGCGCCGATGCGCGACCGCAGCAGCGCGATTACTCTCTTCTCGTTCGGTGGTCGTCGGCGCGAAGCCAGGACGGGTGGCTCTCGCGGCCGCGCTCTGGTTCGCCGTCAAGATCTTCGCACGGCATGACAAGGGCGACGACGGCGTCGAGAATGAGGATGGCAACGAGGAGCCTTCCAGTTCCGGAGATTTGGGGTGCGGCATGGGCGCGGTGCTCCGGCGTCTCGAAGCGTGCTCGGGGGTGCCGGCGAGGTTCATCGAGGTCGCCGAGTCCCGATTCCCCCGCGTCGCGTCCTGTCGCTGA
- the LOC122026431 gene encoding probable plastid-lipid-associated protein 8, chloroplastic, producing MASSVGLPLFSPTVSPPPSSIPLPRRWKIPTVRATVSSQPLVAAAPDDLVASILSKVKGTDGGIALSSDGHKEVSNVADQLAGYCVDEPVKSPLIFGEWDVVYCSRPTSPGGGYRSVIGRLIFKTSEMVQALEAPDIVRNKVTFSILGVLNGEVSLKGKLIVLDSKWVQVIFEPPVLKVGPLEFPYGLQSEVKLQITYIDEKIRLGVGSKGSLFVFLRRG from the exons ATGGCGTCCTCCGTAGGccttcctctcttctcccctACGGtctcgccgcctccctcctctaTCCCGCTGCCACGCCGCTGGAAAATCCCCACCGTCCGCGCCACCGTCTCGTCGCAGCCGCTCGTAGCGGCGGCGCCGGACGACCTCGTCGCCTCCATCCTATCCAAG GTCAAAGGAACTGATGGAGGGATCGCGCTTAGTAGCGATGGACACAAAGAGGTGTCGAATGTGGCTGATCAGCTCGCGGGATATTGTGTCGATGAGCCGGTCAAGTCCCCTCTCATCTTTGGAG AATGGGATGTAGTGTATTGTTCGAGGCCAACATCGCCGGGAGGAGGCTATAGAAGCGTAATTGGACGACTCATCTTCAAGACAAGCGAAATGGTACAGGCATTGGAAGCTCCTGATATCGTGAGGAACAAAGTTACTTTTTCTATTTTGGGGGTCCTCAATGGAGAAGTATCCTTGAAAG GTAAACTGATTGTGCTGGACAGTAAATGGGTCCAAGTCATATTCGAACCTCCGGTGCTGAAGGTGGGGCCGCTCGAGTTCCCGTACGGCCTTCAGAGTGAGGTCAAGCTACAAATCACATACATTGACGAGAAAATAAGGCTCGGGGTGGGATCCAAGGGTTCACTCTTTGTCTTTCTACGGCGAGGCTGA